In one window of Maribacter sp. BPC-D8 DNA:
- a CDS encoding L-dopachrome tautomerase-related protein: MKNFSYIIILSVLLFSCKEKIENKTQSTPVIAQTETPKITPIASFKGQQVTGVSVSNDGRIFANFPRWRKGVKYSVAEITNGTTAPFPNEEWNSWKIGNKTEANKFIGVQSVVVYDNLIYVLDTRSPLFQEVLDAPRIFVFDINTKKLEHTYILNEDAYHPNSYINDLRLDKKNNKIYFTDSGNSGLVILDLKTEKFTRVLDNHSSTAAEVEFLTFEDKKWTNSVNSDGIALDTKNDKLYYHALSGYSLYSIPTRVLTLDDEKDIENAVTFEAKTSAPDGMIFDENGNLYYADLEHNKIMYRKPDGSIHTLVEGDAIKWADTFSIFEGYLYFTNSRINEVTADISEMEFTINKIGLAN, encoded by the coding sequence ATGAAAAATTTCAGTTATATCATTATTCTTTCTGTTTTACTTTTTTCTTGTAAAGAAAAAATAGAAAATAAAACACAATCAACTCCTGTCATAGCACAAACAGAAACACCGAAAATCACCCCAATAGCATCTTTTAAAGGGCAACAAGTAACTGGGGTTTCCGTGAGTAATGATGGGCGTATTTTTGCGAATTTTCCTAGATGGAGAAAAGGAGTTAAATATTCTGTAGCAGAAATAACAAATGGTACAACCGCTCCTTTTCCAAATGAAGAGTGGAACTCTTGGAAAATAGGAAACAAAACAGAGGCGAATAAATTTATTGGTGTACAATCTGTTGTCGTTTACGACAATCTTATCTATGTTTTAGATACTAGAAGTCCCCTTTTTCAAGAAGTTTTAGATGCACCTAGAATTTTTGTTTTTGATATAAACACAAAAAAATTAGAGCACACTTATATTTTAAACGAAGACGCTTACCATCCTAATTCTTATATCAATGATTTACGTCTTGATAAAAAGAACAACAAAATTTACTTTACAGATTCTGGTAATTCTGGTTTAGTCATTTTAGATTTAAAAACTGAAAAGTTCACTAGAGTTTTAGATAACCATTCTTCTACAGCAGCAGAAGTAGAATTTTTAACTTTTGAGGATAAGAAATGGACAAATTCTGTAAATTCAGATGGAATTGCTTTAGACACCAAGAATGACAAGCTATACTATCACGCCCTTTCAGGGTATAGTTTATACAGCATACCCACAAGAGTACTGACTTTAGATGATGAAAAAGATATTGAAAACGCAGTAACTTTTGAAGCTAAAACATCTGCACCCGACGGAATGATTTTTGACGAAAACGGAAATTTATATTATGCAGATCTAGAACACAATAAAATTATGTATCGCAAACCAGACGGTAGTATACATACTTTAGTGGAAGGTGATGCCATAAAATGGGCAGATACCTTTAGCATATTCGAGGGTTATTTATATTTCACCAACTCTAGGATTAATGAGGTAACTGCAGATATTTCTGAAATGGAATTTACCATTAATAAAATTGGATTAGCAAATTAG
- a CDS encoding DoxX family protein, with amino-acid sequence MNTNKIIYYVATGIFTLVILFSAGMYFFNHEYIKGAFTSLGYPTYLIYPYATAKLVGLFAIWNPKFHVIKEWAYSAFFFAVTLAFFAHIMVSDGEQMAAVIAWVALVVSYIFSKRI; translated from the coding sequence ATGAATACGAACAAAATAATTTATTACGTCGCTACAGGTATTTTCACCTTGGTAATACTGTTTTCTGCAGGTATGTATTTCTTTAATCATGAATATATTAAGGGAGCATTTACAAGTTTAGGCTACCCAACCTATTTAATTTATCCGTACGCTACCGCAAAGTTGGTGGGACTGTTTGCTATCTGGAACCCTAAATTTCATGTGATTAAAGAATGGGCGTATTCCGCATTTTTCTTTGCAGTTACCTTAGCATTTTTCGCACATATAATGGTAAGTGATGGTGAACAAATGGCAGCTGTAATTGCTTGGGTGGCATTGGTTGTTTCTTATATTTTTAGTAAAAGAATTTAA
- a CDS encoding peroxiredoxin-like family protein, whose protein sequence is MSTTNKGELDTLLAAKRQEGAAKFTEEKKQVYAEGISSVAASGVLENALNVNSKAPNFTLKNALGNSVSLYDELKNGPVVLTWYRGGWCPYCNITLHYLQEKLPEFKKAGATLIALTPELPDNSLSTSEKNKLEFTVLSDVGNVVGKEYGVVYTLTDEVATLYEAGFGLSKVNGDDSNELPLAATYVIDTDAIIQYAFLDADYTERAEVSEILTALEKLK, encoded by the coding sequence ATGAGTACAACAAATAAAGGTGAGTTAGATACATTGTTAGCCGCAAAACGTCAAGAGGGAGCTGCGAAATTTACCGAAGAGAAAAAACAGGTATATGCTGAGGGTATTTCAAGTGTTGCCGCATCGGGAGTATTAGAAAATGCATTAAATGTCAATAGCAAAGCACCTAACTTCACTTTAAAAAATGCGTTGGGTAATTCGGTTTCGTTATACGATGAATTAAAAAATGGACCTGTAGTTCTTACATGGTACCGAGGTGGTTGGTGTCCGTATTGTAACATCACACTGCACTATTTACAAGAAAAACTTCCTGAATTTAAAAAGGCAGGTGCCACCTTAATTGCGTTAACGCCAGAGTTGCCAGATAATTCTTTGTCTACTTCAGAAAAAAACAAATTAGAATTTACGGTATTGAGCGATGTGGGTAACGTTGTTGGTAAAGAATATGGCGTGGTGTATACATTGACTGATGAGGTAGCTACTTTGTATGAAGCAGGTTTTGGTTTGAGCAAAGTAAATGGCGATGATAGTAATGAACTGCCATTAGCTGCGACTTATGTGATCGATACCGATGCCATTATTCAATATGCTTTTTTAGATGCAGATTATACCGAAAGAGCAGAAGTGTCAGAAATACTAACGGCTTTAGAAAAGTTGAAATAG
- a CDS encoding DsbA family oxidoreductase: MKEKLKIDIVSDVVCPWCIIGYKRLEKAISELGIADQVEIEWQPFELNPGMPPEGQNITEHITEKYGSTVEQQKESRDNMTDVGEALGFKFDYFDEMRMSNTFEAHVLLEYAKDFGKQTELKMRFITSFFSERKDVSDRAVLKQALLDVGLNADEALAKLDNEEARYEVRNKQGEWKNMGVNSVPTIVFNRKSAVTGAQPVATFKQILGELIAEK; encoded by the coding sequence ATGAAGGAGAAATTAAAAATTGATATTGTATCTGATGTTGTATGCCCATGGTGTATTATCGGATATAAACGCTTAGAAAAAGCGATTTCAGAACTTGGCATTGCGGATCAAGTAGAGATTGAATGGCAACCGTTTGAGCTGAACCCTGGTATGCCACCAGAAGGTCAGAATATTACGGAGCATATTACCGAAAAATATGGTTCTACAGTAGAACAACAGAAAGAATCACGTGATAACATGACCGATGTTGGTGAAGCGTTAGGATTCAAATTCGACTATTTTGATGAGATGCGTATGTCGAATACTTTCGAAGCCCATGTGTTGTTAGAATATGCGAAGGACTTCGGAAAACAGACCGAACTAAAAATGCGATTTATCACTTCTTTCTTTAGCGAAAGAAAAGATGTGTCTGACAGAGCTGTTCTAAAACAAGCTTTGTTAGATGTAGGGTTGAATGCAGACGAAGCTTTGGCGAAACTAGATAATGAGGAAGCACGATACGAAGTAAGAAATAAACAAGGCGAATGGAAAAATATGGGTGTAAACTCTGTACCAACTATTGTCTTTAATAGAAAAAGTGCCGTAACAGGTGCGCAACCTGTTGCTACTTTTAAACAAATACTTGGCGAGCTAATTGCCGAGAAGTAA
- a CDS encoding EthD family reductase, which yields MIKVSVMYPNSEGVKFDADYYKNTHLPMVQKLVGSALKELELDLGVGGRAPGEAAPYVAIAHLKFEDVASFQAAFGPHAATLADDLKNYSNVQGEIQISDLVTF from the coding sequence ATGATAAAAGTATCAGTAATGTACCCGAATAGTGAAGGTGTAAAGTTCGATGCGGACTATTATAAAAATACACACTTGCCAATGGTTCAAAAACTAGTGGGTAGTGCGTTAAAAGAATTAGAATTAGACTTAGGTGTTGGTGGTAGAGCACCTGGCGAAGCTGCACCTTATGTAGCTATTGCACATTTAAAATTTGAAGATGTAGCTTCTTTTCAAGCAGCTTTTGGTCCGCATGCGGCAACATTAGCTGATGATCTTAAGAATTACAGTAATGTACAAGGTGAAATTCAGATTAGTGATTTAGTGACATTTTAA
- the gap gene encoding type I glyceraldehyde-3-phosphate dehydrogenase, which translates to MKKVAINGMGRIGRASLKVILDTPELELVAVNDIVSIENIAYLLKYDSVYGIYEKEVSHDENNLIIDGKKIQYNSQRNPEDLPWAAHKIDVVIESTGFFTKSEDAKKHIKAGAKSVIISAPTKSEDIPTVVHGVNTAAGKTNIFSCASCTTNNISPVVEVLGRRVGIKKAIMTTVHAYTASQGIVDAPSQKNLRMGRAGAANIVPTSTGAAIATTKALPELAGKFDGVALRVPIPVGSMSDLTFVMERDVTIEEVNAIFKEEAATDRYKNILDTTDEPLVSSDIVKNPHASTVDLGMTRVVDGDLLKVMTWYDNEWGFTNQMIRQILSEV; encoded by the coding sequence ATGAAAAAAGTAGCAATAAACGGAATGGGGCGTATTGGTCGCGCTTCTTTAAAAGTAATTTTGGATACTCCAGAGTTAGAATTAGTAGCTGTAAACGATATCGTATCTATCGAGAATATTGCTTATTTACTTAAGTATGATTCAGTTTACGGTATATATGAAAAGGAAGTTTCGCATGATGAAAACAACCTAATTATAGATGGTAAAAAAATACAATACAACTCGCAACGCAATCCTGAAGATTTGCCTTGGGCAGCACATAAAATTGATGTCGTTATTGAAAGTACCGGTTTCTTTACCAAAAGTGAAGATGCTAAAAAGCATATAAAAGCGGGTGCTAAATCTGTTATAATCTCTGCACCGACTAAGAGTGAAGATATACCAACAGTTGTTCACGGAGTAAATACTGCAGCCGGTAAAACAAATATATTCTCTTGTGCTAGTTGTACTACCAATAATATTAGTCCAGTAGTAGAAGTGTTGGGTCGTAGAGTTGGTATCAAAAAAGCCATTATGACTACGGTTCATGCATATACCGCATCTCAAGGTATTGTTGATGCACCTTCTCAAAAGAACTTGAGAATGGGTCGTGCAGGTGCGGCGAATATTGTGCCTACTTCAACAGGTGCGGCAATTGCAACCACCAAAGCATTACCAGAATTAGCTGGTAAGTTCGATGGTGTTGCGCTACGTGTACCGATTCCGGTAGGGTCAATGTCCGACTTAACTTTTGTTATGGAACGCGATGTAACAATTGAAGAAGTGAATGCTATCTTTAAAGAAGAAGCGGCAACCGACAGATATAAAAATATTTTAGATACTACAGACGAACCTTTGGTTTCTTCAGATATTGTTAAGAATCCGCATGCATCTACTGTCGATTTAGGTATGACAAGAGTAGTAGATGGCGATTTATTGAAAGTGATGACGTGGTATGATAATGAATGGGGATTCACCAATCAAATGATCCGTCAAATATTGTCAGAAGTATAA
- a CDS encoding SDR family oxidoreductase: MSTTIENKVALVTGANRGIGKAIVESFLNHGAKKVYLAVRDTNSTKELEEKYGDKVVTVKADVSNTKSIQDLAAQATDVDIVVNNAGIGTPYATIGEDFEKDFTNQLQVNTFGLLRIANAFAKTLVDKKGALVQLNSIASLKNFPQLSTYSASKAASYSLTQGLRADLGAKGVQVLSVHPGPVDTDMSAAAGFEGAAPTSDVSEGIVTALAAGDFHLFPDDMAKQFEGAYQSFSDNIVLADFSE, translated from the coding sequence ATGAGTACAACAATAGAAAATAAAGTAGCTTTAGTAACTGGTGCTAACAGAGGTATTGGTAAAGCGATTGTAGAGTCATTTTTAAATCACGGAGCTAAAAAAGTTTATTTAGCAGTACGTGACACAAATTCTACAAAAGAATTAGAAGAGAAATATGGTGACAAGGTTGTTACTGTAAAAGCAGATGTATCGAATACCAAATCTATTCAAGATTTGGCAGCACAAGCTACCGATGTAGATATCGTAGTTAATAATGCAGGTATAGGTACACCGTATGCTACAATAGGTGAAGATTTTGAAAAAGACTTTACAAACCAATTACAAGTAAATACCTTTGGGTTATTACGTATAGCAAATGCATTCGCAAAAACGTTAGTAGATAAAAAAGGAGCATTGGTTCAATTGAATTCTATTGCTTCATTAAAGAATTTCCCTCAATTATCTACTTACTCTGCCTCAAAAGCAGCGTCTTATTCATTGACACAAGGGTTAAGAGCTGATTTGGGTGCAAAAGGGGTTCAAGTTTTAAGTGTACACCCTGGTCCTGTAGATACAGATATGTCTGCTGCAGCGGGTTTTGAAGGTGCTGCGCCGACATCTGATGTGTCAGAAGGTATAGTTACAGCATTGGCAGCAGGTGATTTTCACTTGTTCCCCGATGATATGGCAAAACAGTTCGAAGGTGCTTATCAAAGCTTTTCTGACAATATAGTTTTAGCAGATTTTAGCGAATAA
- a CDS encoding carboxymuconolactone decarboxylase family protein produces the protein MTTLKIHDIESAPEGSKALLESSNKAYGMIPGLHGVLAASPKLLEAYQTLHQLFTETSFNEEELTVVWQAINVEHACHYCVPAHTGIAKMMKVDDTITDALRNETPLANAKLEALRTMTLAIVRNRGNVTQEDLDAFYAAGYGEQQVLEIILGLSQKVISNYTNHIAHTPVDAAFQKFAWSK, from the coding sequence ATGACAACTTTAAAAATACATGATATCGAGTCTGCACCAGAAGGTAGCAAAGCATTATTAGAAAGCTCTAACAAGGCATACGGAATGATTCCTGGTCTTCACGGGGTGTTGGCAGCATCGCCAAAATTATTAGAAGCATACCAAACATTACATCAGTTATTTACAGAGACTTCTTTCAACGAAGAAGAGTTGACTGTAGTATGGCAAGCAATTAATGTTGAGCATGCATGTCATTACTGTGTACCAGCACACACAGGTATCGCTAAAATGATGAAGGTTGATGATACTATTACAGATGCGTTACGTAACGAGACTCCGTTAGCAAATGCAAAACTAGAAGCTTTAAGAACAATGACTTTAGCTATTGTTCGTAACCGTGGTAATGTAACACAAGAAGATTTAGATGCTTTTTATGCAGCTGGTTATGGAGAGCAACAAGTATTAGAAATCATTTTAGGATTATCTCAAAAGGTAATTAGTAACTATACAAACCATATTGCACATACCCCTGTCGATGCAGCTTTTCAAAAGTTTGCATGGTCTAAATAA
- a CDS encoding TetR/AcrR family transcriptional regulator: protein MARKKQYNETEVIEKAMRLFWRNGYESTSVRMLEKEMGINQFSIYASFKNKEGVFLESIKFYNAQIKSITDTLEKSNNGVLGIKAYFFDFLEFSREGAIFKGCLVTNTVNEIKEDSNPTIMAALKRFSSNIRELFVRNLKQDDERHVKEIEVQADYLMNALLGLSISSKVFSEDQLQGIIEMTFLHL, encoded by the coding sequence ATGGCACGTAAAAAGCAATATAACGAAACTGAGGTCATAGAAAAGGCAATGCGCTTGTTCTGGCGTAATGGCTATGAAAGTACATCGGTTCGTATGTTAGAGAAAGAAATGGGTATTAACCAATTCTCTATCTATGCCAGTTTTAAAAACAAAGAAGGAGTCTTTTTAGAGAGTATAAAATTCTATAACGCCCAAATAAAAAGTATTACAGATACATTAGAAAAATCTAACAATGGTGTGTTAGGTATTAAAGCGTATTTTTTTGACTTTCTAGAATTCTCTAGAGAAGGAGCCATCTTTAAAGGATGTTTGGTTACCAATACGGTAAACGAAATAAAAGAAGATTCTAATCCGACGATAATGGCAGCTTTAAAACGTTTTTCTTCAAATATTAGAGAACTGTTTGTAAGGAATTTAAAGCAAGACGACGAAAGGCATGTAAAAGAAATAGAAGTACAAGCAGACTATTTAATGAATGCGCTTTTAGGACTTTCAATTTCTTCTAAAGTATTTAGTGAAGACCAACTACAAGGTATTATTGAAATGACATTTTTACACCTGTAG
- a CDS encoding serine hydrolase — translation MKKIIVLLIVVLSVSAFTTYKYYPIDGYERTGIKRLKRLEMIKNGEIKDASALPAGAMKSYSDIQLNLLSRKNDSAMGLMQVNEDFQKEISALFRGLDKSYSLTVLDISDPENVRYAERNETAGYQPGSVGKLAVLLGLFTQLEKIYPDSFEKRTELLKNKSVKSGVWGLTDEHTIPIYNIEKNTLVKRQVIASDVFSLYEWADHMLSVSNNGAASIVWREALLMAAFGEKYPDLTQEEADAYFKETPKKELTDLSNDVVNLPLRDLGITSDEWRLGSFFTRGANTYVGDKGGSIGSPQGLMKFLVQLEQGKVVDEASSLEMKRLMYMTDRRIRYAQSPVLKDAAVYFKSGSLYKCDRSKGETCGKYMGNVTNFMNSVIIVEHPDNCRYMVVLMTNVLRKNSASDHMYLAGNIDKIIRKG, via the coding sequence ATGAAGAAAATTATAGTATTACTAATTGTTGTGTTAAGTGTATCTGCATTTACAACATACAAATATTACCCAATTGACGGTTACGAACGTACAGGTATTAAACGTTTAAAGCGTTTAGAGATGATTAAAAACGGAGAGATAAAAGATGCATCTGCATTACCTGCCGGAGCCATGAAATCGTACAGCGATATTCAATTGAACTTGCTGTCAAGAAAGAATGATAGCGCAATGGGATTGATGCAGGTGAACGAAGATTTTCAGAAAGAAATCAGTGCACTTTTCCGCGGATTGGATAAAAGTTATTCCCTTACTGTTTTAGATATCTCTGACCCAGAAAATGTACGTTATGCCGAACGAAATGAAACTGCAGGGTATCAGCCAGGGAGTGTGGGTAAATTGGCGGTATTATTGGGATTGTTCACACAGTTAGAGAAAATTTATCCGGATTCATTCGAAAAAAGAACGGAGCTGTTAAAGAACAAATCTGTAAAATCGGGAGTTTGGGGATTAACTGATGAACATACTATACCTATCTATAATATTGAAAAGAATACACTGGTAAAGCGCCAGGTGATTGCTAGCGATGTGTTCTCATTATATGAATGGGCAGATCACATGTTATCGGTGAGTAATAACGGTGCGGCAAGTATTGTATGGAGAGAAGCGCTTTTAATGGCGGCATTCGGAGAGAAATATCCAGATTTGACTCAAGAAGAAGCAGATGCTTACTTCAAAGAAACACCTAAAAAGGAATTGACAGACTTGAGTAATGATGTTGTCAACCTGCCATTGCGTGACTTAGGTATCACTTCAGATGAATGGCGATTGGGAAGTTTCTTTACTAGAGGTGCAAATACTTATGTAGGGGATAAAGGTGGTAGTATCGGTTCTCCGCAAGGATTAATGAAGTTTTTGGTGCAGTTAGAGCAAGGTAAAGTGGTCGACGAAGCATCTAGTTTAGAAATGAAGCGATTAATGTATATGACCGATCGTAGAATTCGTTACGCACAATCGCCAGTTTTGAAAGATGCTGCAGTGTATTTTAAATCGGGCTCTTTATATAAATGCGATAGAAGCAAAGGGGAAACTTGTGGAAAATATATGGGGAACGTAACCAACTTTATGAACTCGGTTATCATTGTTGAGCATCCAGACAATTGTAGGTATATGGTGGTATTAATGACGAACGTACTCCGTAAAAACTCTGCTAGTGATCATATGTATTTAGCGGGTAATATTGATAAAATTATACGAAAGGGGTAA
- a CDS encoding PEP/pyruvate-binding domain-containing protein, with amino-acid sequence MNTFFKPVDVQSLLNKSKLVKGTILGDKVQSFVDGRANNEAPSYSVNETAQLLLEIREELLTEKRPLARLQLLDISLKLEELLFQNAPNWEPTTVSGQLEKICALTTASVGAGYLELWEWEQISGALSKFNQDQLSLAELTQVLETARAAVEWSAAMVKANYQEVVNTYTTFEPKAYAFIDDRIRGSVALHLGQSVGELGDFISKESALTNKVMDVANQSTFRGLNPGYAFGELVVVDGSSEDIEVSADKIYIFQRSPSDLKPVAGIATVAEGNMVSHVQLLARNLGIPNAALSDQNLQSLKKYSGQRVFYAVSNKGNVILKPESQMTDQERGLFVKKERNTDKIEVPVEKIQLGNTDVLNMRDVDASDSGALCGPKAANLGQLKKMFPEQVVEGLVIPFGIFRDHMDQQMPGENSSYWEYLNAMFKEAERMRNADVPEPEVENYQLRQLETLRGAIKKMPLKEDFMNQLESKFKSVLGSDFGKVPVFLRSDTNMEDLKEFTGAGLNLTLFNVLDKEKVLEGIKDVWASPYTERSFKWRQVYLLNPENVFPSILVIPSVDVDYSGVLITKGINSGNDKDLTVAFSRGAGGAVDGQSAETYTIYDSNGYRLLAPAREPMYTTLPAIGGTGKKVATFQNRVVNEKNMKDIKTLAKTIRETLPKETNSDYEGAYDVELGFKEDKLWLFQIRPFVENKKALSSGYLESITPKINTEKEISLGTKL; translated from the coding sequence ATGAATACGTTTTTTAAACCTGTGGATGTTCAATCATTATTGAATAAATCAAAATTGGTGAAAGGAACAATCTTAGGTGATAAGGTACAATCATTTGTAGATGGCAGGGCGAATAATGAAGCGCCTTCGTATTCAGTAAATGAAACGGCACAGTTACTTTTAGAAATCAGAGAAGAGCTGCTAACCGAGAAGCGACCTTTAGCACGACTACAATTGCTTGATATTTCTTTAAAATTAGAAGAGCTATTATTTCAAAATGCACCTAATTGGGAGCCTACAACGGTAAGCGGACAGTTAGAAAAAATATGTGCATTGACTACGGCATCGGTCGGTGCAGGATATTTAGAACTGTGGGAATGGGAACAGATTTCTGGAGCCCTTAGTAAGTTCAATCAAGATCAATTAAGCTTGGCAGAATTAACGCAGGTATTAGAAACAGCTAGAGCAGCGGTAGAGTGGAGTGCAGCCATGGTAAAAGCAAATTACCAAGAAGTTGTAAATACATATACTACGTTTGAACCAAAAGCTTATGCATTTATAGATGATAGAATAAGAGGTTCGGTAGCATTGCATTTAGGGCAAAGCGTTGGTGAATTGGGTGATTTTATTTCAAAAGAATCTGCCTTGACCAATAAAGTGATGGATGTTGCCAACCAAAGTACATTTAGAGGGTTAAACCCTGGGTATGCGTTTGGGGAGTTGGTGGTTGTTGATGGCTCTTCTGAAGATATTGAAGTATCGGCAGATAAAATTTATATTTTTCAGCGCTCACCGTCAGACTTAAAACCTGTTGCGGGTATTGCTACTGTGGCAGAAGGTAATATGGTATCGCACGTGCAATTATTGGCGCGTAATTTGGGCATACCAAATGCTGCCTTATCTGATCAAAATCTTCAGAGTTTAAAGAAGTATAGTGGCCAACGTGTATTCTATGCGGTATCTAATAAAGGAAATGTGATTTTGAAACCAGAATCGCAGATGACGGATCAAGAACGCGGACTATTCGTAAAGAAAGAACGTAATACCGATAAGATCGAAGTGCCTGTTGAAAAGATTCAATTAGGCAATACCGATGTTTTGAACATGCGCGATGTTGATGCCAGTGATTCAGGAGCTTTATGCGGACCAAAAGCGGCTAACCTTGGGCAGTTGAAAAAGATGTTTCCTGAGCAGGTAGTTGAGGGATTGGTGATTCCGTTCGGAATTTTCAGAGATCACATGGATCAGCAAATGCCTGGTGAAAATAGTTCGTATTGGGAATATTTGAATGCCATGTTCAAAGAAGCCGAGCGTATGCGAAATGCAGATGTACCAGAGCCAGAAGTTGAGAATTATCAATTGCGACAGTTAGAAACCTTAAGAGGTGCTATCAAAAAAATGCCGCTGAAAGAAGATTTTATGAATCAGCTTGAAAGTAAATTCAAATCAGTTCTTGGGTCTGATTTTGGTAAGGTTCCTGTGTTTTTACGTAGCGATACCAATATGGAGGATCTAAAGGAGTTTACTGGTGCTGGATTAAACCTGACACTTTTTAATGTGTTAGATAAAGAGAAAGTTTTAGAAGGCATAAAAGATGTGTGGGCTTCACCATATACTGAACGTAGCTTTAAATGGAGGCAAGTATATTTGTTGAATCCTGAGAATGTTTTTCCTTCTATTTTGGTGATACCAAGTGTAGATGTAGATTACTCGGGCGTATTAATAACCAAGGGTATCAATTCTGGTAATGATAAAGATTTAACCGTGGCTTTTAGTAGAGGTGCAGGTGGTGCTGTAGATGGTCAGTCCGCAGAAACCTATACTATATATGATAGTAACGGCTATCGTTTATTAGCGCCTGCACGCGAGCCAATGTATACTACTTTACCTGCAATTGGCGGAACTGGCAAGAAAGTTGCGACGTTTCAGAATAGGGTAGTGAATGAAAAGAATATGAAAGATATTAAGACCTTGGCGAAAACTATTCGAGAGACCTTGCCTAAAGAAACAAATTCAGATTATGAAGGTGCTTATGACGTGGAGCTTGGTTTCAAGGAGGATAAATTATGGTTATTTCAAATTAGACCATTTGTTGAGAATAAAAAAGCATTGAGTTCTGGGTATCTAGAATCTATTACACCGAAAATTAATACAGAGAAAGAAATCTCTTTAGGTACAAAATTGTAA
- the ppgK gene encoding polyphosphate--glucose phosphotransferase — protein MTLLGIDVGGSGIKGALVNSETGEMISERHRIPTPIPRTPEAMTDVIAQIVKHFDYKGKVGCGFPTIIKNGVCKATGNLDKSWLGVNVEKLLEKKTGLDFTVINDADAAGYATMNYGTGKGEKGFVVMITIGTGLGSGAFLDGRLIPNFELGQIPYKGFSKIEKWAAGSAKDREGLSYKKWGKRFNTFLEYVELIVSPDLIILGGGASKDFDEFKSKIKIDTKVIPAKLQNHAGIIGAAVATLH, from the coding sequence ATGACTTTACTAGGTATTGATGTAGGTGGCTCTGGAATTAAAGGAGCATTAGTTAATTCGGAAACCGGAGAAATGATCTCTGAACGCCATAGAATACCCACTCCCATACCTAGAACGCCAGAAGCAATGACCGATGTAATTGCCCAAATTGTAAAACATTTTGATTACAAAGGCAAAGTTGGCTGTGGTTTCCCTACCATTATTAAAAACGGAGTTTGTAAGGCTACTGGTAATCTTGATAAAAGCTGGTTAGGTGTAAATGTCGAAAAATTATTAGAAAAGAAAACCGGACTTGATTTTACCGTTATCAACGATGCAGATGCTGCTGGCTATGCTACCATGAACTATGGTACAGGAAAAGGGGAAAAAGGATTTGTTGTGATGATCACCATTGGCACAGGCTTAGGTAGTGGTGCTTTTTTAGATGGTAGGTTGATACCTAATTTTGAGTTAGGCCAAATACCTTATAAAGGATTTTCTAAAATAGAAAAATGGGCAGCTGGATCGGCAAAAGACCGTGAAGGACTATCGTATAAAAAATGGGGAAAGAGATTCAACACCTTTTTAGAATATGTTGAATTGATCGTATCACCAGATTTAATTATTCTAGGTGGTGGCGCTTCAAAAGATTTTGATGAGTTTAAATCTAAAATCAAAATCGATACCAAGGTAATACCCGCAAAGCTTCAAAATCACGCAGGTATTATTGGTGCAGCAGTGGCTACACTTCATTAA